AGATCGTTGACGTCTGGAAGGGTATTTTCCGCCAATTTAgagatgtaaaatttaaaaatttcccaCTCAGCGCCCACCATGGGGCGCCTTGGGTGGTCACTATATAAAGCGAACTTTATATATGTAATTTTTCTAAATAGCCCCCCTCCCAATGTTAAAATTGTGGTTACGGCACAGTTAATGAAAAAACCGCAAAAATTTAATCAGCAATAATTAGTTCCactttttccaaaatttaaacCTCTAGATTCGCAAGTTTATTACAGTCTTGGTCCTTTTAGCAGTTAACCATTTGCTCGTTAGTATATCAATCAATTAGTTCGTCCCCTTAACAGTTCGAGATGACAATAATAATTAGTAAGGTTAGCACGTAGAGAGAATAGAGGgaataaaataagaaacaaatgatgtaaaatatatatattaaaataattagaaTTCCCTTTacgataaataaaaataacaagcaTTATTattcacaataaaaaattaattaattaatagattaattttaaaaataactcaAGATATATTAgtctaaaataaacaaactacGTATAATATTTACATATAGATGCGCTGCACCTCACGTGTTCTGTACAACGTTGTTGCTTAGAATGGATTTACGTTCTATGAAaacattcatttatttaatcAAGCCTCAAAATATGCTTATCACTCATAGGCCTAATTTTCGAGAAATATCAACATCCATAATATTTTGCTTGTGAAAAGATGTACTTGATAGTCTTGTAGATGTACACAAAAAACAGGTTGTGAAAAACAGCCATTCTAATTCAATTGCCTAAGCAAATGCTGACATTCTTTATTCAttttggaaaatttttaaagctgGATGTAACTCAAACTTACAAAAGTTTTCCTCTTATTTTTTCGGTAAATTTAACTGTTTATATGGGAAAACAGAGCATAAATTGCCGATATAAAGCAAACAACTGTCAGCAATTTTtccaaaagttaaataaatcaaattagaaatgctgaaaaataaaattttacaatgaCGTTACATATAATAATGTAATCAATGACTCAGGCTTTTTCCCTTGCTGGTGTTTAATTTTACCTTTCTTGCTTCAGTTGAACTTTTTTTAGCCTTTGCTATACTTTCAGGACATGCTTCCCGTTTTACTAGTTTATTACCTTCAAAAAGTCCTTCACATCTGGTTTGACCATTACTTACACTATTATGTGTGATAAGACCATGACCATTAACCTTACCATCCTTAAACCGACCCTCATAACACATGCCATCTGACCTTACATAAGTGCCAAAACCATTGTATTTCCCATCAGCAAATTCACctgaaaaaattatgtttacagATATCATAGGGTGTACTGGCATAACTAAAATGAAATGACAATATCACTTAACGTTGTGAGATGACAAAATGACCCTATACTTAATTGTAATGATATGTTTAGGGTCATATACATCAATGATGTTTGAAGTAAATTGGATAGGGAAACCAAATTCTAGATGTTTTAAATGGGGAAAGTGGTATGTGTCACTTGGAAATCAGCTTACAATTCTCTCTTAAGctatcaatatttatttttgttcgtGATTGTTAAACATATAGCAATAACCTTTAAAATTACCTTCATATTTTGATCCATCTGCATAAATTAAAGTTCCAACTCCACTAAAAAAACCATCCTCAAATTTACCCTCATATATTGACCCATCAGCAAACTTTAAATTTCCAATACCATGCTTCTTTCCTTCCTTGTTCCATGAGCCTTCGTAGACATCTCCTATAATAATAAATTTGATTTACACCccactagctagctatagctaaattTGTACGTAGCTGCCCCCTCCTGGTCTTCCTATATTCTCCCCCAGCAACTAAAACTTTTCAGCTACCTTCTTGATACGTCAACCTAGAGTGAGACGACATCTTTGTTATGCCATTATTATAATCACTATAAACAATTTGGTTTAGATAGTAACAACAACGCAATTAACGGTTGTGACTAATTTGATTAATGAGACtcagaacaaacaacaaaccaTCAGCACGATGGTAGTCCAAAGTATTGCTTTTATAATTACAGCAAATGTGGGAGAACAAAGACAAGAAATTTGCTATTAAGCACTCCCGCCCAGGTCAAGCACAAGTTTACCAACAAGGTGATCCGTCGGGTGTATTGCGTATCAATCGTAAGTACTGTGGACGCCGGTTACTCGAACTTTCCCGCCTATTTTAAACTgtttttcattttcctttgtAGTATTTCCAGCAAGTTCACTTTTTATGCtaaaagaaattttgaaaaaatatatttcaaagtgaataaaagaagcaacCTCGTAATCGGGCATCGTAACAGGCGCTGGAAACGAGGTTAAAAAAGAAACTATTTTAGGGTTCCAGAGTGTTTCTAAAGCAAAAAGTTTTCTCAGCCACCCACACTTGCACTATGTTATTTGAAATTTCGTTTCGATTTATGAACCCCCTGCGATCAATAAAACTGCCAGTTGTTCCAGGGCACGCTCTAAAGAATATTGCTGACGGGTTTCACTTACTTACGACAATTTTCAACGAAATTGTTTCGTCATTTTAAAGCTGCGCGGGGTGTTGAAGGAAAATTAGTACAATTCGTATAGCAGCAGAAAAGGAGGCAGAACGCGACATGCAGATACGTCTATGCAGATACGTCTATGCAGATACGTCTATGCAGATACGTCTCACCTCAGAAAAAAGAGTACCAGAACTTCAATTTTCAgcctttgttttcattttgtttttattgtaggaaattttttaaaaccgtcgtttttttctttcggagcattttttgagaaaaaatcgaccctgggatttcacgttcctctgagaggaggatagtattggtataactgactaactaactaaccctgtcccatggtcaattgcaacgtcgcagatttaaacttcgtaattaagctccctaagtactgggaagtcatctaaatgacgtttcaggccaaaattggtatttattttcgacaaaatttggcacagttaacaaaaaagtatgttgaacatgatggtgacatcaaaattttggtttttgccACCtttaatgtcattttaggccaaaattggtttaaaaattaaaactactttattttcaacaaaatttggcacagcaaacaaataaagtatgctgaacatgatggtgcgatcaaaattttaattttttgccaccttaaatgtcattttaggccaaaattggtccaaaattgAAACACttcattttcgacaaaaattggcacagttaataaaaaaaagtatgctgaaaatgatggtcacatcaaaattttgaatttttgtcaactaaatgccgtttaagaccataaacgtttcaatcacaagactttcaaccatgaatgataggctgtattttttgttagcaatttcttttataatgtgagtttattatgacacgtttcgttttgtttgcgtttgttgtaacatataatgtcacttgtgtgctttatcttcagagcttcatccACCAAACCTCTtcaaatgtttggcacgataacacaacgaactagctggttgtcatcaaatgttttggtagcgagcggaaattcttagagcccccagggcttcttgtttcttttcatCTGCGACATTTAGTGCAGCATCTTTCAAGATCTTAACTTCTTCAGCAGCCGCCTCATTACTGTGCACAGCATTAGAGGTAGCCGTCTTTTAAACAAGTGGTTTGTTTGAAatcacttttttatctttttatttatacTGATTATTCTTCACCTTGCGTTTAGCCATCGTGGAAGTTTCGCAACTTTCTGGAAATCACAAATGCAACAACGTCATTATTAAAATGGCGTTATTCATGGCTAACTGTTGTAATATTTCTTGGTGTTCTTGgccgttttgtttttaatgcgaCAGCGTTAAAGAGCTTTCGAcgacattatttatttataaagtgCTTTTACTTAACTTATTTATTATTGTACTatctaaaagtatacaaagtctTTGCTAGGATTAGTGTTGGTAACTTTTTATTCTTACCTAACACCTTAAGTGCGACTtgttgtaatatattttactagGTATATATCGGATGCCGTGAGTTTCGGCTCGCTCTCAAAAACACGATCCAAGATGGTGTCACAGCATCTGATATCAGACTTTATGTTTATATGTGATTAGCTTCTTTTATCAGAAGAATACTTTTTATCTGATGATAGATAACTACTACAAATTGGCGACGAGGATTCCAAGAACTCATGGAGAGGTATATTTCATAATTACAAAGCAATCTCGCGTGAAACAAGACGTGTGAATTTTcgaatcaaaacaacaaattttgttGACTCTTACTGTG
Above is a window of Hydractinia symbiolongicarpus strain clone_291-10 chromosome 3, HSymV2.1, whole genome shotgun sequence DNA encoding:
- the LOC130636469 gene encoding MORN repeat-containing protein 4-like codes for the protein MSSHSRLTYQEGDVYEGSWNKEGKKHGIGNLKFADGSIYEGKFEDGFFSGVGTLIYADGSKYEGEFADGKYNGFGTYVRSDGMCYEGRFKDGKVNGHGLITHNSVSNGQTRCEGLFEGNKLVKREACPESIAKAKKSSTEARKVKLNTSKGKSLSH